From the genome of Candidatus Nitrosocosmicus oleophilus, one region includes:
- a CDS encoding zinc-binding dehydrogenase, translated as MKAAVFREYNKDPTKVVKIEDIDVPKIKANEVLIKVESASYNYNDLWAIWGEPVKTPLPHISGSDVAGTVVEIGEDVSKFKVGDRVVSHSNMSCRICEQCTAGREYDCKDRNIWGFQTGPLWGGFAQYTHLPEVNVAKLPENVSFEDAAAISMVGMTAWHMLVGRARIIPGQTVLIMGGTSGVGMAGIQIAKLYNCNVIATAGNQQKMDKCLELGADNVVNHREADWNKKVREITKKEGVDVVFEHIGKNVFPQEVSLLKMGGTLVATGATTGYDSTLDLRFLFFKGTNLLGSTQGTKAELEQVIYWVSKNKIKPLIATTLPFSNMVEGHVMMAGAEQIGKILTTPQKL; from the coding sequence ATGAAGGCAGCTGTATTTAGAGAGTATAACAAAGATCCTACTAAAGTAGTAAAAATTGAAGACATCGACGTACCAAAAATAAAAGCAAATGAAGTTTTGATAAAAGTTGAGTCGGCATCTTATAATTATAACGACTTATGGGCAATATGGGGAGAGCCGGTTAAAACACCGCTTCCTCACATATCAGGAAGTGATGTTGCAGGAACGGTAGTTGAGATAGGAGAGGATGTATCAAAGTTCAAGGTTGGCGACAGAGTCGTATCTCATTCTAATATGAGCTGTAGAATATGTGAACAATGTACAGCAGGAAGAGAGTATGATTGTAAAGATAGAAACATATGGGGATTTCAAACAGGTCCACTGTGGGGAGGTTTTGCTCAATACACACACCTGCCAGAAGTAAATGTGGCAAAACTACCAGAAAATGTCTCATTTGAGGATGCTGCGGCCATTTCAATGGTAGGAATGACAGCATGGCACATGCTTGTTGGACGGGCAAGAATAATTCCAGGTCAAACGGTATTGATAATGGGTGGAACAAGTGGTGTAGGAATGGCAGGTATTCAAATAGCAAAGTTGTATAATTGTAATGTCATTGCTACAGCAGGAAATCAACAAAAAATGGATAAATGTCTGGAACTTGGCGCAGACAACGTTGTAAACCATAGAGAGGCTGATTGGAATAAAAAAGTAAGAGAAATTACCAAGAAAGAAGGTGTAGATGTGGTGTTTGAGCACATTGGAAAAAACGTTTTCCCTCAAGAAGTTAGCCTGTTAAAAATGGGAGGCACACTCGTTGCTACAGGAGCTACAACAGGCTATGATTCCACCTTAGATTTGAGATTCTTATTCTTCAAAGGTACCAACTTGCTTGGTTCCACTCAAGGGACAAAAGCAGAATTAGAGCAGGTAATTTACTGGGTAAGCAAAAATAAAATAAAGCCCCTTATTGCCACTACATTGCCTTTTTCAAATATGGTGGAAGGTCATGTAATGATGGCTGGGGCCGAACAAATAGGAAAGATATTAACCACTCCCCAAAAACTTTAA
- a CDS encoding 30S ribosomal protein S27e: protein MKKHNIMIPKPRSHFVKVECDSCKNIKVLYTFSTKPISCPSCNAELLINTGGQAEILGNILETLD from the coding sequence GTGAAAAAACATAACATTATGATCCCAAAACCTCGTAGTCACTTTGTAAAAGTTGAATGCGATTCATGCAAAAATATTAAAGTCCTGTATACTTTCAGTACAAAACCTATATCATGTCCGTCTTGTAATGCTGAACTATTGATAAATACCGGCGGCCAGGCTGAAATATTGGGCAATATTTTGGAAACTTTGGATTAA
- the cobS gene encoding adenosylcobinamide-GDP ribazoletransferase, whose amino-acid sequence MVFKSILEIISFLTIIPIGKFGKSDSLDNISKKMFLFPFIGLLIGLLTIPVVLISFYLFNQFVSAFIVTIFIIVLTGIHHTDALADFADGIMVRGNKEKKYNVMHDPRIGAAGTVAISGYVIGMVIAISSITSLDRLMVAIILSEIMSKYSMVLQSHYCESAWEGYSSLFTKNMKSKKKIAIATIITIFLIVLIVLISNMSVIGLQIFIVGIICCFIVIYISKKNFGGITGDVMGATNELVRLCSLLSLS is encoded by the coding sequence TTGGTATTTAAGAGCATCCTAGAAATCATATCATTTTTAACAATAATACCGATAGGAAAATTTGGTAAGAGTGACAGTTTAGATAATATTTCAAAAAAAATGTTCCTGTTCCCTTTTATTGGACTATTAATAGGACTTTTAACTATTCCTGTGGTATTAATTTCCTTTTATTTATTTAATCAATTTGTATCGGCATTCATAGTAACAATATTTATAATAGTCTTAACAGGCATCCATCATACTGACGCCCTCGCAGATTTTGCCGATGGTATCATGGTAAGAGGAAACAAAGAAAAGAAATACAACGTAATGCATGACCCAAGAATTGGAGCAGCTGGAACCGTAGCGATTTCAGGATATGTTATTGGAATGGTAATAGCAATTTCTTCAATCACAAGTTTGGATAGATTAATGGTTGCAATAATTCTCTCTGAAATCATGTCGAAATATTCTATGGTATTGCAATCGCATTATTGTGAATCAGCTTGGGAGGGATATAGTTCATTGTTTACAAAAAATATGAAATCAAAAAAGAAAATAGCAATAGCAACAATAATTACTATATTTTTGATAGTTTTGATCGTTTTGATTTCAAATATGAGTGTAATTGGATTACAAATATTTATTGTAGGAATTATTTGTTGCTTTATAGTCATTTATATTTCAAAAAAGAACTTCGGAGGAATTACTGGAGATGTAATGGGAGCGACAAATGAGCTAGTAAGACTGTGTTCACTCTTATCTTTGTCATGA
- a CDS encoding DNA-binding protein, with protein MSGPPPQSHQPSDDEIRRQQAEAEAMKQKALSMLLDVEARQRLMNVKMVKPELASAVENYLLNAATTGRLNRAITDDELKQILSTIQQPKRDFKINRR; from the coding sequence ATGTCTGGGCCCCCCCCACAATCTCATCAGCCTTCTGATGATGAAATTAGAAGGCAACAGGCTGAAGCTGAGGCAATGAAGCAAAAAGCCCTATCTATGTTATTGGATGTCGAGGCAAGACAAAGACTTATGAATGTGAAGATGGTCAAGCCAGAACTTGCTTCAGCTGTTGAAAATTACCTATTAAATGCAGCTACTACTGGAAGATTAAACAGAGCAATAACAGACGATGAATTAAAACAAATACTTTCTACAATTCAACAACCAAAAAGGGACTTTAAAATCAATAGAAGATAA
- a CDS encoding cobalamin biosynthesis protein has product MPLEIVTEIISIIFVAILIDIILGEPPNRIHPVVMIGRIINFFTKMIKNASRYRKDKDNFEKVMGSILAIGLTATVSLVVYYVSMQSLFLLGTIFFVIVSATLLKTTFSIRAMDHHIKEILVELDRNNLDEARRNLSKIVSRDTQNLSEARIISACIECVAESFVDGILSPLFYYGLLSVPGSMMYRTINTLDSMIGYKDEYHNKVGWMSAKLDTIINAIPARLSPVFLIVSMMVSGQDWKNSIKICKRDYQNTESFNAGVPMSIMAGGLNIQLEKIDHYKLGDMKEQLTIQKCKTSIKITKIATLIFIFSFLIPIIMILNYFDWWTILFGI; this is encoded by the coding sequence ATGCCCCTTGAAATCGTAACAGAAATCATATCAATCATATTTGTTGCGATTTTGATAGACATCATCTTAGGCGAACCACCAAATAGGATACACCCTGTTGTAATGATTGGCAGAATTATAAACTTCTTTACTAAAATGATAAAGAATGCTTCCAGATATAGGAAAGATAAAGACAATTTTGAAAAGGTAATGGGATCGATATTAGCAATAGGATTAACAGCCACGGTTAGTTTGGTAGTTTATTACGTTAGCATGCAATCACTTTTTTTGCTGGGTACCATTTTTTTTGTCATAGTGTCGGCAACATTGTTAAAAACAACATTTTCGATAAGAGCTATGGACCATCATATCAAAGAGATCTTGGTGGAATTGGACAGAAATAATTTGGATGAAGCCCGCAGAAATTTATCAAAAATTGTCAGCAGAGACACACAAAATCTATCAGAGGCCCGAATTATATCAGCTTGTATCGAATGTGTAGCTGAAAGCTTTGTCGATGGTATACTCTCGCCCCTATTCTATTATGGTCTTTTGAGCGTTCCAGGTTCTATGATGTATAGAACCATTAACACATTAGATTCCATGATCGGTTACAAGGATGAATATCATAATAAAGTGGGATGGATGTCAGCTAAACTTGATACCATAATAAATGCCATACCTGCACGATTATCACCGGTTTTTTTGATCGTCTCCATGATGGTTTCCGGGCAAGATTGGAAAAACTCCATTAAAATATGTAAAAGAGACTACCAAAATACCGAAAGTTTCAATGCAGGTGTACCTATGTCAATTATGGCTGGAGGATTGAATATTCAGTTAGAGAAGATTGATCATTATAAATTAGGAGATATGAAAGAACAACTTACTATCCAAAAATGCAAAACATCAATAAAAATAACCAAGATAGCGACACTGATATTTATATTCAGTTTTTTAATTCCTATTATCATGATTTTGAACTATTTTGATTGGTGGACAATATTATTTGGTATTTAA
- a CDS encoding HpcH/HpaI aldolase/citrate lyase family protein has translation MGRSRSLIFIPGNNQRFLEKSRTINSDIICYDLEDSVPQEEKETARESVRSAIQTINKIDDANKERILAVRINSPTSDQMVTDLKKVITPGIDAIVIPKVDDDKQIAEISRIIEKEENAKNIQSGIIKIIPSIESALGVVNAYNIAKSDQRITTLVFGIFDFLHDMKIDNQDIETITSFMYGRAKVPVDARAAGIDSIDSIWQDIHDHNGLIKDLDLGKKMGYNGKCIIHPSQIEHVHNAFSASTQDIEWAKKVVQALDSAKNNNTGAVKLEGKMIDAVHYKQAKRILDSM, from the coding sequence GTGGGAAGATCAAGAAGTCTAATCTTTATTCCTGGAAATAATCAGAGATTTTTAGAAAAGTCTAGAACAATAAATTCAGACATAATATGTTATGATTTAGAAGATTCTGTACCTCAAGAAGAAAAAGAGACTGCAAGAGAAAGTGTAAGAAGCGCAATTCAAACGATTAACAAGATTGATGATGCTAATAAGGAGCGAATCCTGGCGGTAAGAATCAATTCTCCAACATCAGATCAGATGGTTACGGATTTGAAAAAAGTAATTACCCCAGGAATTGATGCAATTGTAATTCCAAAGGTAGATGATGACAAACAAATAGCAGAAATTTCAAGAATAATTGAAAAAGAAGAGAACGCAAAAAACATTCAAAGTGGGATCATTAAAATAATTCCTTCAATTGAATCTGCGTTAGGAGTAGTTAACGCATATAATATAGCTAAATCAGATCAAAGAATTACCACTTTGGTATTTGGTATTTTTGATTTCTTACACGACATGAAAATTGATAATCAGGATATAGAAACTATTACTAGTTTCATGTATGGTCGGGCAAAAGTACCTGTAGATGCCAGAGCTGCAGGCATAGACTCTATTGATTCCATCTGGCAAGACATTCATGATCATAATGGCTTGATAAAAGATCTTGATCTAGGTAAAAAGATGGGTTATAATGGAAAATGCATCATTCATCCATCCCAAATTGAGCATGTACACAATGCATTTAGTGCTTCAACCCAGGATATCGAATGGGCAAAGAAAGTAGTACAAGCCTTAGACAGCGCGAAAAACAATAACACAGGTGCAGTAAAGTTAGAAGGAAAGATGATAGACGCGGTACATTACAAACAGGCTAAAAGAATTTTAGACTCGATGTAA
- a CDS encoding 50S ribosomal protein L44e, whose product MQKELRKFCPKCKTHTTQAVSTYKKGKDRKGAQGARRHAEDKKGYGGQKFPELKRTAKTTKKVTLRYTCKTCQRKTMKQGMRIRKLEIQA is encoded by the coding sequence ATGCAGAAAGAGCTGCGCAAATTTTGTCCAAAATGTAAAACTCATACTACTCAAGCTGTTTCTACTTATAAAAAGGGTAAAGATAGAAAAGGCGCTCAGGGTGCCAGGCGTCACGCAGAAGATAAAAAAGGCTATGGTGGCCAAAAATTCCCTGAATTAAAAAGGACTGCAAAGACTACTAAAAAAGTAACCCTGAGATATACTTGCAAAACTTGTCAAAGAAAGACGATGAAACAGGGGATGCGAATTAGGAAATTGGAGATCCAAGCTTAG
- a CDS encoding NTP transferase domain-containing protein yields the protein MLNQQNQIDKKREMISCVLMCGGKGSRLNTDPTVKVEKPLLELKNRSLIEHMIDAVQNSKKKFKIYAAVSKNTEKTKDFLKSRYSNDITLIETTGSGFSNDYLVVLQFFKDKENKEKNRIQDFGNNKILFLPIDLPLISSKTIDEITDLYQSSPSIAIVVDKNLFVQNNFIPSPFVTEMSKVDYCYTGISVLDFHTITALEQIDQIREVPMIMNNLELVYNINTVGDLKKAEKFIGL from the coding sequence TTGTTAAATCAACAAAATCAAATTGACAAAAAAAGAGAAATGATTAGTTGCGTTCTAATGTGTGGAGGAAAAGGAAGTAGACTAAATACAGATCCAACAGTCAAAGTAGAAAAACCACTATTAGAATTAAAGAATAGATCACTGATAGAACATATGATAGATGCAGTACAGAATTCAAAAAAGAAATTCAAGATATATGCTGCAGTGAGTAAGAATACAGAAAAAACAAAAGACTTCCTAAAAAGTAGATACAGTAATGATATAACACTGATAGAGACAACTGGTAGCGGATTTTCAAATGATTACCTAGTAGTACTCCAATTCTTCAAAGATAAGGAAAACAAAGAAAAAAATAGAATTCAAGATTTTGGTAATAATAAAATTTTGTTTTTACCTATTGATCTTCCGTTGATATCATCCAAAACCATAGACGAAATCACAGATTTGTATCAGAGTAGTCCCAGTATCGCAATAGTGGTAGACAAGAATTTGTTTGTTCAGAATAATTTCATTCCCTCACCTTTCGTAACAGAAATGAGTAAAGTTGATTATTGTTACACTGGGATTTCGGTATTAGATTTTCATACTATTACAGCATTGGAGCAAATAGACCAAATCAGAGAAGTACCAATGATAATGAATAACCTGGAATTGGTTTATAACATAAACACTGTTGGCGACTTGAAAAAAGCAGAAAAATTTATTGGATTGTAA
- a CDS encoding ribosome biogenesis protein, whose product MLNLIIADTSLEIIPINVFKHQSLKKIRNSGKKPEEILLDRSLHHFAMMSAKLDEDYKRGRPDILHIALLNALATPLYIQNHLRVFIHTFDNNVILVGKNVRFPKSYFRFEGLMLNLFRDKKIVSEDGQLLLELRPNTNFGDLLKVFVKPEIVLGFSTTGTFKRLESIGADLASYSNGCVVIGGFPKGHFSKNIESYFDKKLSVSDMGLESQIVISRLLYEFEKNILV is encoded by the coding sequence TTGTTAAATTTGATCATAGCAGATACTTCTCTTGAAATTATACCTATCAATGTTTTCAAACATCAATCCCTTAAAAAAATCCGTAATAGTGGAAAAAAGCCAGAAGAAATCTTGTTAGACAGATCTCTCCACCATTTTGCTATGATGTCTGCTAAATTGGATGAGGATTATAAGAGGGGGAGGCCTGATATTCTTCACATTGCATTGCTTAATGCATTAGCTACGCCTCTATACATACAAAACCATCTTAGGGTGTTTATTCATACGTTTGATAACAACGTTATTTTAGTAGGGAAGAATGTGAGATTTCCCAAGTCTTATTTTCGATTCGAGGGTCTGATGTTAAATCTTTTTAGAGATAAGAAAATAGTTTCAGAAGACGGACAGTTGTTATTAGAACTTCGACCTAATACTAATTTTGGAGATCTACTAAAGGTGTTTGTTAAGCCTGAAATAGTTTTGGGTTTTTCAACTACTGGTACTTTTAAGCGCCTTGAATCGATAGGTGCTGATCTGGCCTCATATTCAAATGGATGTGTTGTTATAGGCGGCTTCCCAAAGGGACATTTTTCCAAAAACATTGAATCCTATTTTGACAAAAAGTTATCCGTCTCAGACATGGGATTAGAATCCCAGATAGTTATCTCTCGATTATTATATGAATTTGAAAAAAATATTCTAGTCTAA
- a CDS encoding riboflavin synthase, translating to MFTGITEYLGEIENIKKNKSKKTKKNEIKANHHTEITLALPESKDIKIGDSVSINGVCLTVSKLNHAKATFQVIDETINRTNFVDLKIGDKVNVERSLSIGGKLEGHFVLGHIDGIGRIKKLERGSFGSRIKIEILNKDLLPLIAQKGSIAIDGISLTVVTVRKSIVEIALIPHTLENTTLGIKKTGDAVNIEVDILSRYISNIYQFSGNNKKNSKIY from the coding sequence GTGTTTACCGGAATTACAGAATATTTAGGTGAAATTGAAAACATCAAAAAAAACAAAAGTAAAAAGACTAAAAAGAACGAAATTAAAGCAAATCACCACACTGAAATTACCCTAGCTTTACCAGAATCAAAAGATATCAAAATTGGAGATAGTGTGTCAATAAATGGAGTATGTCTGACTGTTTCAAAGTTAAATCATGCCAAAGCCACTTTTCAAGTCATCGATGAAACCATCAATAGGACTAATTTTGTCGATTTAAAGATAGGAGACAAAGTAAATGTCGAAAGGAGCCTAAGCATTGGAGGTAAATTGGAAGGACACTTTGTTCTAGGGCACATAGATGGCATAGGCAGAATCAAAAAATTAGAAAGAGGGAGCTTTGGAAGTAGAATTAAGATAGAAATATTAAACAAAGATTTATTGCCTCTTATTGCACAAAAGGGCTCTATAGCAATAGACGGAATAAGTCTTACTGTCGTAACCGTTAGAAAAAGTATCGTTGAAATAGCACTGATCCCTCATACTTTGGAGAACACAACACTGGGAATCAAAAAGACAGGGGATGCGGTTAACATAGAAGTAGACATTTTGTCAAGATATATATCCAATATCTACCAATTTTCTGGTAACAACAAGAAAAATAGTAAGATATATTAA
- the ribB gene encoding 3,4-dihydroxy-2-butanone-4-phosphate synthase, with protein MTRISEAITSLKNGNFVLIHDDDGREDEVDMVVSSKNISPKHIATMRKDAGGLICTAISKEIATKLGLPFIYDVLNIFGPTNQTISSINSNSSPYGDRPSFSITLNHINTYTGITDRDRALTISSLANICDDLSDYQKDQKATIEKFRSNFRTPGHVPILISSKGLLNERKGHTEMSIFLTKIANMTNVTTICEMLDPHSYKALSYKDAVEYAKENNLVIIEAKDLITYAESFEKQR; from the coding sequence TTGACAAGGATATCTGAAGCCATAACTTCTTTAAAAAATGGAAACTTTGTTTTGATTCATGATGATGATGGTCGTGAAGATGAAGTTGACATGGTTGTATCTTCTAAAAACATATCTCCGAAACATATTGCTACGATGAGAAAGGATGCTGGTGGGTTGATCTGCACTGCAATATCAAAGGAAATAGCCACAAAATTGGGGTTACCATTTATTTATGATGTACTAAATATTTTTGGACCCACGAATCAAACCATTTCTTCTATTAATAGTAACAGCTCACCATATGGTGACAGACCATCTTTTTCTATTACGCTAAACCACATTAACACTTACACTGGGATAACTGATCGAGACAGGGCTTTAACCATTTCATCACTAGCAAATATTTGTGATGATTTGAGCGATTATCAGAAGGATCAGAAAGCCACGATTGAAAAGTTCCGAAGCAACTTTAGGACACCCGGACACGTACCTATATTAATTTCTTCAAAAGGATTACTTAATGAAAGAAAAGGACACACAGAGATGTCAATCTTCCTTACAAAAATTGCCAATATGACAAACGTCACAACTATTTGTGAGATGTTAGATCCTCACAGTTACAAAGCCCTATCATATAAAGATGCAGTCGAATATGCAAAGGAAAACAATCTAGTAATCATAGAGGCAAAAGATTTGATAACATATGCAGAATCATTTGAAAAACAAAGATGA
- a CDS encoding GTP cyclohydrolase IIa gives MVCQLTVIKLEGYGAWTLTLGSDREYALQILQSKMYADLQECFSAKNGLVFSNRFDEFIAVTNQISLHDHKEIHDRLSKKNEGIKISMTIGTGKTPLEADKAIQDIKRDTKNMIFPNIYGLQENCNVNEGQQINELENHSNQNDVKILHIDVNGSTSIAKNLSTYEITNLIVRLYLAISNSFLKEESLTFFLGGDNFMIVAKNNIQIKKVIEIVNFLTSSTGIKLNCGVGNGINARSAAEMATKSLDSIRAYRKSGKIINVFESN, from the coding sequence GTGGTTTGTCAATTAACAGTAATAAAATTAGAGGGTTATGGTGCATGGACCCTAACCCTAGGCAGTGACAGAGAATATGCATTACAGATTCTACAGTCAAAAATGTATGCAGATTTGCAAGAATGTTTTTCTGCTAAAAACGGATTAGTATTTTCCAACCGATTTGATGAGTTTATTGCAGTGACAAATCAAATAAGCTTACACGATCATAAAGAAATCCATGACAGACTTTCGAAAAAAAATGAAGGCATAAAGATATCAATGACGATAGGAACTGGAAAAACTCCACTAGAAGCTGACAAGGCAATACAAGACATAAAAAGGGATACAAAAAACATGATTTTTCCAAATATTTATGGTCTACAAGAAAATTGCAATGTAAATGAGGGCCAACAAATTAATGAACTAGAAAATCATAGTAACCAAAATGACGTGAAAATATTACATATAGACGTCAATGGTTCTACCTCAATAGCAAAAAATCTTTCAACCTATGAAATCACAAATTTAATAGTAAGGTTATATCTAGCAATATCAAATTCATTCCTCAAAGAAGAAAGTTTAACTTTCTTTTTGGGTGGAGATAATTTCATGATTGTTGCAAAAAACAATATTCAAATAAAAAAAGTAATAGAAATAGTTAATTTTTTAACAAGTTCGACTGGAATTAAGCTTAATTGTGGTGTAGGAAATGGCATTAACGCAAGAAGTGCTGCAGAAATGGCAACCAAATCACTGGATTCAATAAGAGCCTACAGAAAAAGCGGAAAAATAATAAATGTTTTTGAATCGAATTGA
- a CDS encoding cobyric acid synthase: protein MKSRLLMIQGTSSGAGKSMLVTALCRILTNKGFKVAPFKSQNMSSFTYKIENTDKVIANAQAIQALACRATPDSNMNPILLKPIGNSKSRIYTNGEFLSVMEAKDYYSDFVLDKGLRIALDAFGELRRKYEIIILEGAGSPAEINIQKYDVANMIFAKKVNAPVILVSDIERGGCFASILGTMMLLNPSHQRLVKGIIINKFRGDNTILFPAIKKIESKISKPFLGIIPKIDHNIPKEDSLDRDSNDNEIRQGQKERERERENKNKRTYPQSIKKNDKTNDHQEATDQSDIDIDKEISRFAEKVESSINMDHILKKIIG from the coding sequence TTGAAATCAAGGCTGTTAATGATTCAGGGGACGTCTTCGGGAGCTGGCAAAAGTATGCTTGTTACTGCACTGTGCAGAATTTTGACCAACAAGGGATTCAAAGTAGCTCCCTTCAAGTCCCAAAACATGTCCTCATTTACATATAAAATAGAAAATACAGATAAAGTGATAGCAAATGCTCAAGCGATTCAAGCTCTGGCATGTAGAGCAACTCCTGACTCTAACATGAATCCAATATTATTAAAACCCATAGGTAACAGCAAGAGCAGAATATATACAAACGGTGAATTCTTGTCGGTAATGGAAGCTAAAGATTACTATTCAGATTTTGTTCTCGATAAAGGTTTGAGAATAGCTTTAGACGCATTTGGAGAATTAAGAAGGAAATACGAAATAATAATATTGGAAGGAGCAGGCTCACCTGCTGAAATAAATATACAAAAATATGACGTTGCCAACATGATTTTTGCAAAAAAAGTAAATGCACCAGTAATCTTGGTTTCAGATATTGAGCGTGGAGGATGTTTTGCTAGCATTTTAGGAACAATGATGCTGCTAAATCCATCACATCAACGATTAGTAAAAGGAATTATTATTAACAAATTTCGTGGAGACAATACAATATTATTCCCCGCAATAAAAAAGATCGAGTCAAAAATATCAAAACCATTTTTAGGTATCATTCCTAAAATAGATCACAATATACCTAAAGAGGACTCCCTTGACAGAGATAGCAATGACAATGAAATAAGGCAAGGTCAGAAGGAAAGGGAAAGAGAAAGGGAAAACAAAAACAAGAGAACATATCCACAGTCAATCAAGAAAAACGACAAGACAAACGATCATCAAGAGGCGACAGACCAGTCAGACATAGACATAGACAAAGAGATTAGTAGGTTTGCAGAAAAAGTAGAATCATCAATCAACATGGATCATATCCTAAAAAAAATAATTGGATAA
- a CDS encoding ribonuclease P protein component 4: MKKSALKQIAMQRVKILIDRALYSRDEFSDHHIVIAKKIILKYKLKIPFEYKILFCKHCKKFIIPGRDSIIRTGRSNTKALRITCKLCGHTYRKIIEKPNQT; encoded by the coding sequence ATGAAGAAGAGTGCATTAAAACAAATAGCAATGCAAAGAGTAAAGATTTTGATTGATAGAGCACTATATTCAAGAGATGAATTCTCTGATCACCATATTGTAATTGCTAAAAAAATTATCCTAAAGTATAAACTAAAAATACCTTTTGAATATAAGATTCTTTTTTGTAAGCATTGTAAAAAATTTATCATTCCAGGTAGGGATTCAATCATTAGGACAGGTAGATCGAATACAAAGGCATTAAGGATAACCTGCAAACTATGTGGCCACACTTATAGAAAAATTATTGAAAAACCCAACCAAACCTGA
- the ribH gene encoding 6,7-dimethyl-8-ribityllumazine synthase: MKIRIGIVVSEFNNEITLAMLSEAKKYAKEFSSKITYVCFVPGVFDMPILVQEILKKKDVDAVVTLGAIIKGDTSHDRVIANSTAKLLCELSLRYNKPISLGITGPDMTFEQAEARIIPTSHHAVYTAIEMAKRLRKIRNNKMKNNDIKIVD; the protein is encoded by the coding sequence ATGAAAATAAGAATTGGGATTGTCGTATCAGAATTTAACAATGAAATAACCCTTGCCATGCTAAGTGAGGCTAAGAAATATGCAAAGGAATTTTCATCAAAAATAACCTATGTTTGTTTTGTTCCTGGAGTATTTGATATGCCCATTTTGGTACAAGAGATTCTTAAAAAAAAGGACGTTGACGCAGTTGTGACCCTGGGGGCAATAATAAAAGGCGATACCAGTCATGACAGAGTAATAGCAAACAGCACAGCCAAGTTACTTTGCGAACTTTCATTAAGATATAACAAGCCAATATCCTTGGGGATCACTGGACCAGATATGACATTTGAGCAAGCCGAAGCAAGAATAATTCCCACATCTCATCATGCAGTTTATACTGCCATTGAGATGGCAAAGAGACTAAGAAAAATAAGAAATAATAAAATGAAAAACAACGATATAAAAATAGTAGATTAG
- a CDS encoding 30S ribosomal protein S19e — protein MAKVFDVPADDLISKLSDQLKKDKKINPPEWASYVKTGTHAEKIPQNRDWWYTRCASLVRKVYLHGPIGISDLKSYYGGRKRIGYNLDHHKDAGGAIIRNALQQLEASGYVEKKSKGRSISSEGMKRVDRLATEIFKEISKLNKDLERYA, from the coding sequence ATGGCAAAGGTTTTTGATGTTCCAGCAGATGACTTGATATCAAAATTATCAGATCAACTTAAAAAAGATAAGAAAATAAATCCACCAGAATGGGCCAGTTATGTAAAAACCGGTACTCATGCAGAAAAAATTCCTCAAAACAGAGACTGGTGGTATACCAGATGTGCATCTTTAGTAAGAAAGGTGTACTTACATGGCCCAATAGGAATATCGGATTTAAAAAGTTATTATGGAGGAAGAAAAAGAATCGGATATAATTTAGATCACCATAAAGATGCCGGTGGCGCAATCATTAGAAATGCCTTACAACAATTAGAAGCTTCAGGATATGTAGAAAAAAAGAGCAAAGGCAGATCAATATCAAGCGAAGGTATGAAAAGAGTTGACAGACTAGCCACTGAAATTTTCAAAGAGATATCTAAACTTAATAAAGATTTAGAAAGATACGCATAG